One window of Rhodothermales bacterium genomic DNA carries:
- a CDS encoding (d)CMP kinase, with protein MIIAIDGPAGSGKSTTARAVARRLGFFYLDTGAMYRAVALTFMRQGLEPISRHVEDALARFDLDMEPSSQGLRVTLAGEDVTDAIREEAVGAMASQVSRLPEVRERLVLEQRRLAREEEAAGGGVVLEGRDIGTVVFPDADLKLFLTADLSVRARRRAAQIQGNDSDRTRIQKEMAERDHRDTTREESPLQKAVDAVEIDTTDLNFQEQVARIVALAGERKRRRTAD; from the coding sequence ATGATCATCGCCATCGACGGCCCGGCCGGATCCGGCAAGAGCACGACAGCGCGCGCCGTGGCGAGGCGTCTCGGCTTCTTTTACCTCGACACCGGTGCCATGTACCGGGCGGTGGCATTGACCTTCATGCGACAGGGACTGGAGCCGATCTCCCGGCATGTCGAAGATGCTCTCGCCCGCTTTGACCTCGACATGGAGCCTTCGTCGCAGGGCCTGCGGGTCACGCTGGCAGGTGAGGACGTCACGGACGCGATTCGTGAGGAGGCGGTAGGTGCCATGGCCAGCCAGGTCAGCAGGTTGCCTGAGGTCCGGGAGCGTCTGGTGCTGGAGCAGCGACGTTTGGCGCGGGAGGAGGAGGCAGCTGGCGGAGGAGTGGTCCTCGAAGGCCGGGACATCGGCACGGTCGTATTTCCAGATGCCGACCTGAAGCTCTTCCTGACCGCCGATCTTTCGGTGCGCGCCCGACGCCGGGCAGCACAGATTCAGGGCAACGACTCGGACCGCACCCGAATCCAGAAGGAGATGGCCGAGCGGGATCACAGGGACACCACGAGGGAAGAATCGCCCCTGCAAAAGGCCGTCGATGCCGTCGAGATTGATACCACCGACCTGAACTTCCAGGAGCAGGTGGCGCGCATTGTTGCGCTGGCCGGGGAACGGAAACGTAGGCGGACGGCGGACTGA